GCCCAGGCCAAGCAAGCAACTGGGCAGCTGTGAGGCTCAGCCCCGTCCAGGAGGCTCCAGGGAGGTGGTGAGGGTCTCACCTCACAGGTCCGAAGTTGAAGGCAATGAAGAGCAGGAAGACCATGATGCAGAccaccttcctgtttccagagcCCAGCTTGAGCTCACTGTTCTGCAGAGGCGGACACAGGAGGGTGGTGTCACCATGAGGCCTGTGGTTCCCGCCCTCTCCCAGGGTAGGTGGCACAGGCCAACCTCTGCCAGCAGGGCCTCCAGCCGCCGCCGGAGGGCAGCATTCTCCCTGCGCAGCTGCTGGTTGTCGGCCAGCACGGCCTGCAGCCTGGCCTCCAGCCCCTGCAGGTACTCCTTCTTCTTCCGGCGGGACTGGCAGGCCGACTCGCGGTTCTTGATCATTCGCTGCTGCCGCTTCAGCAGCTTTGCCTGGCACCGGATCAGAGAGGGAGACGCGTTAGAGACCACGCCCCCAGCGCCAGGGGCTGGTCACCCAGAGCTCAGATGGccactctcctgccttcctgaccTGAGGGTGCTTCCCTCTCCTGCCACCCTCCAGGGAAGGGCGGCGTCCAGTCCTGGGGTGTGGGACAGTGAGACTGCGGGACCAACGTCCTGGCAGCCCCCTCCCTGGGGCTTCCTCCTTCCCAAACTCTTGTTCCGAGCCCAAAGCCAACTGGGCTCCAGTTAGAACAGCTGACCTGCATTTCCACCGGGAAACCGCCCGTGTGCTGGCACCTACAACCACGTGTGATGCCCCAGATGTGACTGGAGTCCATCCCGCTCTGCCTGCTGTAACAGCACCCCTACAGAACTTAAGGCCAGTGCCAGGTCTCAGCCCTCCATCCCTCCACCACAGCGCTGCTTCCACCACAGACCAACAgacctctctcccctcccagttCAAGAGCCTCTCCCAACCTCCCCAGCACATACATCCACTTCAGGCGGACAGGCGTTCCCAGGCATAGGAGCCGGGACAATGCTCTTCCTCTCGGGTCGTGGAACTGCGGGGGCTGGCCCTTCAGGCTGGACTCGAATAGCACCTTGGATGAGGACTACTGGagacactgagaaagaaagcCACAGAGCGAGTCAGAGCGGGTAGTGTCCTGGCCCCCACACTCACACCAACACTGCAGCGTCAGGGACCTCAGCGGCAGCGAGCTGGCTGACAGGGTCCCCTCTCCACCTTCCACACCTGCGGGCTGCTGGACGAGGGGCTGCAGAAGGACGGCAGTGCTGGGGGGCCCGGCCCGGGGCGGCACCTGAACTGTGGTTAGCACCACAGGTTTAGGCTGCAGCGGAGGCTTCCGAGCGGCCGGAGCTTTCCCTGCGAGCAgacgagagggagggaggaaggaatgacaGCACTGTAaggcctcctcccccacccccccaccccccgggaaCCCCAGGTCAGGAGGCCCCGTTACCTGAGGAACTATCAGGGGACGGACCCATGCTGATCTGGACAGCTCCGAGTGAAGGGGCTGGGACATCCCACAGGAGGCAGCCCGGAGGGGACGGGGACTCCGTCTTCACTTCCAGAACCTCCTCTCCTATGAAAGCCTGTGCGGGGCAGTCCCGAGATATTAGCTGGGTGGGTCGGGATGGAGTGGGGGGCCGCGGGAATCCctggggagggctggggctgCAGAAGAGAGGAAATGGGTGCACCTGGCTGGGGGAATCTGCTGAGAGCAGGGAGGCCTCAGAGTTGACAGAAGAAGATGGAGAGGCAGGCTCTACCTTGGTCTGGATATCTGTAGGGGGCAGGAAGATACAAGAGCTGgctatcgggctggagagatgctcagtggtagagagcctGCTGCACCTGCAGAGGACCGTTCCTAGGACAACTGTCAGTGACCCCAAggcatctgataccctctcctgactcctgggggcatcaggcacacacatggtgcacatgaaGGCAAAATGCTCACAcatccaaaataaatctttaagagaaGAGGCTGGCTACCAGATAAATactgaaaaggaaaggagaaaagggtcATTTCTCCTTTACCTGGACTCAGGAGTCCCTGAAGGAGGAGCCTTGAGATGAGTGTCTAGCTCCCCACCCACTGggactttcctttctttttcagtggCTTCCCTAACGTTTCACACCCACAGCTGCTAATTTTCCTCAAGGCCACCTCACCCATGTGCTAGTTCCTATTCCTTCTTCACAGACTGTCTGTCCGTGTGGAAGAGACCTGAGCAAGGACAGGCTCTGCAATCACAGGACTCACATTCCGATGCAATTCTTCTtcctaagatttttattttacgtgcatgAGCATTTGTAAGTgcatgaagccagaagaggggcttgtaacccctggaactagagttatagacagttgtgagccaccatgtggttgctgggaattgaacctgggtcctctggaagagcagccagtactcttaaccactgtgccatctctccagcctgttcctACCCAATTCTAACCTCCAGAACCAATGCACTTTCATGTTGACAGTGACCATGTCTTCATCTCCACGTGACCAGCTCCTGACTCCCATCCTGAACTGTTTTCTGTCACCTCCATTCTCATGTCCCCCATGCATTCAAACCTAACTGGCCCTGAAGACTCACTGCCTCTCACCTCACATAAGTTCCCTTCGGACTGACAAGTTAGCCTCCTAGGAACATATCACAAAGCTTCAGCTACCTCGGAACCTCCCAACCTTGTCAAATCTCTGCAAATCACCCACAGGAACAAATGCTAgtgccgccgcccccccccagccatctctccagcccccagtgggTGTGTGACAAGGTGTGATTACCTGAGGGATCATCAGAGGCCAAGCCCACGGTGATTTGGACTGTTTCAAATGGGGATGCTGGATCATCTCCCAGCAGGCAGAGTGGGGGTGCTAAGGACTCTGTCTTCACATTCAGCACCTCCCCCACTCCGGGAACCTGTGAGAGCTAGGGTGCAGCAGGGAGGGGGGAGACAGGAGAGACAGCCAGAGGGGTGCTGAGAGTCAGAGTGAGAACAGAGGCCCGGGCGCTAACAAACCACGGGTTATCTGACTGTAGTCGGACCAGTCCTGAGACTCTGCCTAGGCTCTCtggctctgtgttctttctttctattttcttctcagCAGAGTCAACAAAAATCTTTGATGTGAGATTGCAAATATCACATCACAGTGGCCACCCGGGGTAAGAGCAGTTGGAGAATTCTCAGCTGGCACCAATGCTGTTTTCCCTACCACCGCCACCTCTCTGCACACGgagaaggccatcttccttctgcacACCAGAGTGGACGTGCAGAAAACAAGGTGTCATGACTGAGAAGAAACTCCCACTCACTTCAGGACTCACAGCGGACAAATAGAAAgaaccccagcacccagaagtTCAGCCAACGGGGCGGAACTCCTGCCACAGAGAACCAGAGGGGCGGCTCTCACCTGGCTGGAGGGCTCTGCGGAAAGATGCGATGACTctgagctgagggaggaggaagagcagggggAGGACGGCTCGGACTTCACCTGAAGATCTGGAAGACAAAAAGTCAGGAAACAACCAGGAAGGACTGGGAATACAGCTCCGTGCCAAAGGCCCATCTGCTTGCAGGAAGCTAACACTGCAAAACAAGTAACCAGGAAGCAAGGCCGGAGCTGTCCAAAGAGCGGTGCTGGCGGCGGGGGTCGGAGAGCAAGGATggacgcacacgcacgcacgcacacacgcacgcgcgcacacacacacacacacgcacacacgcacgcacgcgcacacacacacacacacacacacacacgcacgcacgcacacacgcgcgcacacacacacacacacacacacacacacacgcacgcacgcacgcacatgcacacgggATGGAAAAGTGGGGTACAGACACCTGTGCAGAGTGTGCACTCAAGGACTCGGGGATTATAGTTTCTGGGAGGCAGCGGAGAAAGATGAGGGGATACTAAGGGTCCCTTACCTGGGAAGATGGGTAGAGGGTCCCAAGGGGGCTCAGGGGGGCTGACATCCATCCCCACATCCAGAGAGCTGCTGTCAAACTAAGCGAGGGCAGGAAAGTGAGAAAGGGTGAGCCCCAAAGAGGAGCAACATACCTTGCAAATTAAGGAGCCCCTTGTGTTGAGCGCCCACACTTTACAAAGATACTTGTATTTTCCCTAATATCTAACAAACAATTCTCTTGCTCCTGTAAAGACGCTGTTAATCTTTTATCTTTCCCCCATAAAAGGGACCTCAAAAGTCCAGAAGGGGGCTGCTCTCAAAAACCCCGACTTAGGGTGGGACAGCGGACTGGCCTCTAGAATAAAGCTTGCTCCAATCGGACAGTGGTGAAACTCGTCTTTCTCCTCGCAGTTTTCGGGTTTAACAAAAGCAGGGGTGTGTCTGGGATGAGCTCTGGCTTGGAGATGACCCCGGGCTTGGGGTCCCCCCACCACCAAGGGTTACAGGAGAAACGCTGAGGAAGCAATACCGGGACATCCTGCTCCACGCAACGGAATAACTGCGTCTGCTCCTCGGCCACTTCATCCAGGCCACTGTACAAGGTGCTGTCTGCAGGGAGGCCCGGGTGTCAGCTCgcacgcccgcccgcccgccccggcTCCATCCCTCATTGGCCCGGCCGGGCCAGACCCACCGCCCGCCCACTCGCGGAGCCAGTCACCCTAAGGAGTCCGGCCCCTCTCCCCCGGCCCGGGGCGGCCCCGTGCTCCCGCGGGGGGACAAGATCTGCCCTCCTCCCGCCTCCCGGGCCAGCACGGGCCCCGCGGCGCGCTCCCCCAGACCATGGGCTCGGCGTCCGCCCTCTGCCGCCTCCCCGCGGGCCGCCGGGCCCACGGCCGGCCACagcccgccccctgccccccggGCCTCCCTCTGCACACCCCAGTCCTCCGGGCTCAGCAGGTTGTCGGTGAAGAAGCGCGTCGGGTCGGCGATCTCGCTGAGGAGCATCAGCTCCGccatcttccccccaccccccaccatgaGCCGGCTCCCGGGCCCGCCTCTCCCGGGCCCCGGCAAATCAATGGGCTCGCTGAAGAAGACCGGGCACCCCGGAAGCCTTCCTGACCAGTCAGGGGCGTGAGTGCCAAGCACATGACACGAAGGAGCGGTGACTGTACACGTTGGGCCAATGGGAACATGGCAGCGGTCAGCCACTCCACACGTCCAGGCGGAACTGCGCGCGCGCCGTAGAGGCCCCCAGAGAACAGCCTTTTGGGAAATGTAGTTCCTAGCGCTTAAAGTTCCAGCATCTGGACTGGACTGAGGTTTTCCTCAGACATCTGCACCCACGCGTTGCCCATAAACTCAGGAAGGCACAAATGCACacgcaatcaatcaatcaaacaatcaAGGTCCAGCATCTAGGACGGAGTGATAACTCAGCAGTCAAGAGGGTTTATTGcgcggcgcacgtctttaatcccaggcagagacaggcggatttccgagttcaaagccaacctggtctacagagcgagttccaggacagccaggggtacacaaagaaaccctgtgtgtgtgtgtgtgtgtgtgtgtgtgtgagagagagagagagagagagagagagagagacagagacagagacagagagacagagagattactgctcttgcaaggacctggattccattcccagcacccacaccaggtgactcacaaccatctaaaactccagctccaggggatgcaaATCTGACATCCTCAGGTACACAAaggcatatatgcacataataaatacagattttaaGAGGTGGATAAGCCACCTCACCCCCAAGTGGCTCACTGACACCATTGCTGGGTATGAACTGAAACCCCTTTGGGGCCCTTAAAAGTCCCCCAACACAGAACACAATTCACGGGTTCCTCATCTCTTTTAAAGCCTAACTTTTTAATCAGCTGAACATCTTTCGAAGACCCCGCGCCAGCCCAGCATCCTGTT
This DNA window, taken from Peromyscus maniculatus bairdii isolate BWxNUB_F1_BW_parent chromosome 21, HU_Pman_BW_mat_3.1, whole genome shotgun sequence, encodes the following:
- the Atf6b gene encoding cyclic AMP-dependent transcription factor ATF-6 beta, which gives rise to MVGGGGKMAELMLLSEIADPTRFFTDNLLSPEDWDSTLYSGLDEVAEEQTQLFRCVEQDVPFDSSSLDVGMDVSPPEPPWDPLPIFPDLQVKSEPSSPCSSSSLSSESSHLSAEPSSQLSQVPGVGEVLNVKTESLAPPLCLLGDDPASPFETVQITVGLASDDPSDIQTKVEPASPSSSVNSEASLLSADSPSQAFIGEEVLEVKTESPSPPGCLLWDVPAPSLGAVQISMGPSPDSSSGKAPAARKPPLQPKPVVLTTVQVPPRAGPPSTAVLLQPLVQQPAVSPVVLIQGAIRVQPEGPAPAVPRPERKSIVPAPMPGNACPPEVDAKLLKRQQRMIKNRESACQSRRKKKEYLQGLEARLQAVLADNQQLRRENAALRRRLEALLAENSELKLGSGNRKVVCIMVFLLFIAFNFGPVSISEPPPAPISRMSREEPRPQRRLLEFSEQGPAHGVEPLPETAQGPEEQQPSPAGRPSFRNLTAFPGGAKELLLRDLDQLFLASDCRHFNRTESLRLADELSGWVQRHQRGRRKIPQRAQERQKSQLRKKSPPVKPAPTQPPGPPERDPVGQLQLYRHPGRSQPEFLDAIDRREDTFYVVSFRRDHLLLPAISHNKTSRPKMSLVMPAMAPNETVSGRGPPGDYEEMMQIECEVMDTRVIHIKTSTVPPSLRKQPSPAPGNTTGGPLPASAAGQAGQASHQPLYLNHP